A window of Thiocapsa bogorovii genomic DNA:
ACGCCGATGAGGCGGTCCGGGTCCAGCGGTGAGGGGCGCACCGGCTCGCCGAGGGCGGGACGGACCGTGTGCTTCGTGGACAAACCGCAGATGTCGCTTGCGGCGTCGAACAGCGCGCGGGTCTCCTGCTCCAGCCGCGTCAGATAGGACGCCGCCAGCAGCACCGCGCTTTGATGAAAGTGCGGCAGCGTCGCGAGCTGGTCGCGGTCGACCTCGCAGGCCAAGTCCGGGTGCAGGGTCGGTTGCGTGGTCATCTCACCGCTCAGCATGTCCGCGATGGCCTTGAGCCTGGCATCGAGCTCGGCGCGCAGGGCCGGCAGCGCCGGGATCAGGCGCTCGGCGTCCACCGCGTCCAGCTCGTGGAAGAGCTGCCGCCATGCCTCCAGGGTGCCCTGCAGCGCGCCGAGCTGCCCGATGAGGCCGTGCCAGGTACGGCGGACCTCCCAGATCTCGTAGGTGTCCAGCTCGGCTTGGTCGAGCTTTGTCGGCAGGCTGGCGAGGGTGCGGGTCAGATCCGCGCGGAGCTTTGTGGCTTCTTGGGCGGCGTCCTGGCCGGATGCCGCCTTTTCGGAGGTGCCTGTCAAGTGATCCATGTAAAGGGAGAGCAAGCGGCGCTGATCGTCGACCACGCCGCGCACCGCGCCCTCGAAGCCGCGGCGGGAGTTGACCGGCCAGATCAGGATCGACACCAGGGTGTAGACGACGATGCCGAGCGTCGTCTGCTGTGTCCGCATCACCGCCCGGTTGAAGTCGTAGACGGCATTGGGCTCGGCGGTGACCGCGACGATGGGCACGGTGATGCCGGCCATGAACCAGAAATACCAGCGCGTCGTGCCGCCCATCATGTAGGTGCAGAAGGCGACGAACAGACTGATCGCGAGCATGAAGGTCCAGCGGTTCTCCGGAAATAGGGACAGCAGCACCAGGCCCATGGTGGCGCCGAACAGGGTGCCGAACACGCGCAGCATCCCCTTGTTCAGCGATTCGCCGACGCCGGTGAGCCCGCAGAAGGCCACGGCGAAGCCGGCCCAGAAGGGCGTGCCCCAGTCCTGGGACAAGGCGATGGCGTAGGCGATGACCATCGCCAGGGCCATCTTGAAGGCGTCTTTGAAGGGGGCGGAGAAGGTGATCATCGCGCGCCGGTCTCTTTGCGATAGGCATCGACCACGTCCTGCAAGGTCTCGAAGAACGCGTCTTTGCCGAACAGCTCGTCGAAGTGGTAGCGGCTCTCGTCGCGGACATCGTCCATCAGCTGCGCGACCA
This region includes:
- a CDS encoding FUSC family protein produces the protein MITFSAPFKDAFKMALAMVIAYAIALSQDWGTPFWAGFAVAFCGLTGVGESLNKGMLRVFGTLFGATMGLVLLSLFPENRWTFMLAISLFVAFCTYMMGGTTRWYFWFMAGITVPIVAVTAEPNAVYDFNRAVMRTQQTTLGIVVYTLVSILIWPVNSRRGFEGAVRGVVDDQRRLLSLYMDHLTGTSEKAASGQDAAQEATKLRADLTRTLASLPTKLDQAELDTYEIWEVRRTWHGLIGQLGALQGTLEAWRQLFHELDAVDAERLIPALPALRAELDARLKAIADMLSGEMTTQPTLHPDLACEVDRDQLATLPHFHQSAVLLAASYLTRLEQETRALFDAASDICGLSTKHTVRPALGEPVRPSPLDPDRLIGVLRQTTVLWLTLLLFIYVPDLPVASALVIVSAVFVMLLAAHPQIPVRVFLWPMAFGIVLGAVAHIFVMPHLSSFLGLGTMLFVTVFSLVYLLYSPRHLLKRYFGLAFFMVLVSIDVPQHYSFLTVANLAMVFSMILGSLAITQYFPVSLRPEDRFQAILRRFLRSSALLMSTTGWSRERAPSRLQRWRKAHHLSEVATAPGKLAAWAHALPPAALGSTTPARVQDLVTSVQAISDRLQTLMRARDARQSEAMVRALREDVRGWRISVQGIFDRLAVDPEAADSADFRARLDAKLAQLEAHIEAALDGEGSRLSVEDGENMYRLLGAHRGVSEALVAFAGQVPTIDWSRLREARF